From one Drosophila ananassae strain 14024-0371.13 chromosome 4 unlocalized genomic scaffold, ASM1763931v2 tig00000061, whole genome shotgun sequence genomic stretch:
- the LOC123257774 gene encoding uncharacterized protein LOC123257774, giving the protein MQTDDSSILTLESMEKRLCDRFTTLQTRLLQHVMADHPTERVEGFQSFDVTGVDCCGPFFYKAESRNKSPIKCYVSVFICFSTKAIHLELVKDLSTASFLSALQRFMCTRHKPRQIWSDNATNFVDAKNELMELKRRFLSHDHQASLHDFCLSESIEWRFIPPRSPHFGGLWEAAVKTTKHLLYRAVSPAVLGFEEFRTLLCRIASIINSRPLASISKNPADLDVLAPAHFLIGGPPSTFIEPDLTAVNFNRLDGWQRVSFLQHVFL; this is encoded by the exons atgcagaccgacgattCTTCtattctgaccctcgagtctatggagaagcgtctgtgCGATCGcttcaccacgctgcag ACTCGTCTACTGCAGCATGTCATGGCTGATCATCCGACCGAGAGAGTTGAAGGATTCCAAAGTTTTGATGTCACAGGTGTGGATTGTTGTGGACCGTTTTTCTACAAAGCAGAGTCTCGGAATAAGAGCCCTATTAAATGTTATGTGagcgtattcatctgcttcagtACGAAGGCAATCCATTTGGAGTTAGTCAAGGATCTTTCCAccgcttcgtttctgagcgcccTCCAACGGTTTATGTGTACGCGACATAAACCCAGacagatatggtcggataatgccaccaattttgtggaTGCCAAGAATGAGCTTATGGAGTTGAAGCGAAGATTTCTCAGCCACGATCACCAGGCTTCTCTGCACGATTTTTGCCTGTCGGAGTCTATCGAGTGGCGGtttattcctccacgctctccccattttggcgGTCTGTGGGAAGCAGCAGTAAAGACGACGAAACACCTCCTTTATCGGGCAGTTAGTCCCGCAGTTCTTGGCTTCGAGGAATTTAGGACTTTGCTGTGCCGCATAGCCTCAATCATTAATTCTAGACCCCTTGCGTCGATTTCAAAAAATCCTGCGGACCTAGATGTGCTAGCTCCGGCTCATTTTCTAATTGGCGGGCCGCCTTCAACGTTCATCGAACCGGACCTTACTGCCGTAAACTTCAATCGtctggatgggtggcagagagtctccttcTTGCAGCATGTTTTCTTGTGA